The window AACTTATGATTGTGCATAAAGTAGAAATGTTGTCATATCTTTCAATTATGGTGGTTTTTGTCGTACATTTGGAAAAAATggccttgttttgttttaatgtgtaTTTGGAGTAACCGCTAGGGGGCAGCACATATCAAACTTAGTCTGGTCATCAACGCAGTTTGTCTTCCATCATATTTGAATTAAAGCCCCCATAGCTCATCGGTAAAGATGGATCAGAGTAGTGAGACCTGCAGGGACCTAAGGCTGTGTTACCTGTCAAAATGGGTTAAACAACTGAAAAATAAGAACAACATGTCTGCAAAAAGACCAGAAGGCTATTTATTTTAACTTCATCAGTGTACAGTTTGCATGTGAAATTCAAATTCAAGACTAAGCCAAAACAAAGCGAAAAAGTCTAGCAAAATAATGTGGTCAGGGAAAGGGTCAGAGAGTTTCTAGTGCAACTTAATAAGAAAATACTTCAGTtatttaatcaaatatttatattcCTAGCGTTAACATCACGTTACTCAGCAAACTGAATACCTACTCATTTAATTCAGAAAGATCAAAGGTATAGTTGATACAACATTACTGCACGATTGCTAACATTCAGTAGACGGTATAACAAGTCTAAACCCCACCATCAGCATTTAGTCGAAGATTAACCTTTGTTATCTCTCTGCTTAACAGGCTACCTGTTTTACAAACCAGAGAAATGCTGATTCCCACTAATGATGCATCCGGACCCCTGgtccaaaataataaatgagtcAAAAAAATGCACCACAGGAACAAGAGCAGCGCAACTAAGACAACCTGGAGGCTAAATACAGCTGCCGTCATCGAGAGTTTGAAACAAGAGAAAGACATTTTACAAATCGGCGATACGCTATACTAATAAAAACCCTGTCCTTGATCACTCTGCTCTTAGCAAAGCTGAGAATACAAAAAAACAGCTGCAATTTTTATTTGACTTCTGCACCAAAATGGCAAAAGTGTGTCTTTTTTTGTGCTGCTAAAGAGACAGCCGGGCTGAAATCCTCACCACATGTAGTAGCTGCGTGTGGTGTCCACGGGAGAGGGTTTCCCCTCCGCGCCGCCGTCTTTGTCCTTCTCGCCGTCGGCCTCCCACAGGTTGATGAGAGGAGGGTAGAGCTCGTTTAGGGGGATGGACGAAGTCTTCAGCATGTACTTCTTCAGCGAGTGGTGGTAGTTTTTCCTCTTCCACCTGCGGGCCACGTAGACACCCACCGTGGCCAGGCTGAGGAAGGCCAGCATGGTCGCCATGACGGCCAGCACGGCTACGCTCGGATGCTGGGCTGACAGGTCCAGGGAAAAGGTGGCGCCACGTGTGGTGACATTGACGCAGGACTTGTGCGTCTGCAGGTGGACGTTGGCGACCGTGAGGCAGACCTCGTACTCGGTGGAGGGCTGAAGGTGCGTGAGGTTGTACTCGTGAACGTCTACAGGGACGCGGGCGGTGTAAGTGATGTGCGGGTTGTCGATCTTCATGGTGGCCGAGGCCCACTTCAGGTTGGATGACATGACGTTGGAGTTGACTTTCCAGGAGACCAGGATGGAGTGCGATTCGGTTTGCTTGACGTAGATCTTCATGACCTGGGCATTGTCTAACAAGGTTCCGTTGACTCGAACCGAAGCGACGCGCGTGTCGGCTCCTTCTGTGTTCTGGGCCACACAGGTGTAGTGACCGGAATCCTCCACCTGAACATGAAAGAGCCGCAATGTCCCCTCGCTGCTCAAGTGGTATCGCTCTGACACCGTGTCTGCTGTGATTTTGGCCCCGAGAGGAGTCACCCAGTAGATGTCTGGTTCGGGTTCAGCCATGGCTCTGCAGTCCAGACTGACGCTCGCGcccagctccaggtccaggtggCTGGGGAAGGTGTCGTGGGATATGAGGGGAAGGCACtgctccagcggctccagctTCCTCATCTCTCGAACCATCTTGCCTCTGAGCTCTGACGGGGACGTGCACAGCATGGCGGTGGGCTCCATGAAACGGACCGTGGTCCGGTTTGAACTCATCCACTGGATGACACAGTCGCAGCGCAGTGGGTTGCTGTGCAGGCTGATCTCCCGCAGGTTGGGCAACACCTCCACGGTGTGTTGGTAAAGGGCGGTGAGGGCGTTATTATTGAGCATCAGGCTTTCCAAAGCGGGCATGTCTCTGAAGGCCAGCTTGTGCACGTATGACAGTTTAGGGTTGTTAGTTGCCTCCAGTTTTGTCAGCTCAGGGAGGTTGTCCAGAGCGAAGCGATCGATCGACACCAACTCCATCATGTTGTTGATGCCCAGCTCCTTCAGGTGGAACATGTTGCGGAAATCACCCTCCTGGATTTTGTGCACGGGATTTTTGTTCAAATCCAAAAATTTCAGATTGGGAACCTTTTCGAGAGCAAGCTGAGGGATCCGCTGCAGCTTGTTGTCATAGAAAGAGATACTTTCCAGGTTATCCAAACCTACAAAGGCATTTGCTGGCACGTCAGTGAGATCCATGCCAGCCAGAACCAGACTCCTTAGTCTTCCAAGAGGCTTGAAATTCATGTCTAGGAGGCCAATAACTGGGTTCTCCCCGATCATCAGGATCTCAAGGTTCGGCGTTTCTTCAAACCAACGGTTGTCTATCACCTGGAGCTTGTTGGAGTTGAGGTGAAGACGCAGCAGGTTGCGGAGCCCCCCGAACGCTCGCGGCGAGATGGAGCTAATCTCGTTGTGGTTGATGTAGAGCTCCTGCAGATTTGAGAGGTTTCCCAGGCAGTTTTCACGCAGCTGGGTGATGTGGTTCTCCTCCAGATGCAGCGTGGTCAGGTGGTTCATGTCTGTGAGACGCACCGCCTCCACATTGCTGAAGTTGTTCTGGGACAGGTCCAGCTCGGTCAGGTTAAAAAGGGCGTCCAGCTCCCCTCTGGTGTGGGAAATGGCGTTActttggagcagcagcacctgagtGTCTGTGGACAGGTTGGATGGGATGTGCTTGAGCCTCAGGTCATTGCAGTCGACAGTGGTTGCCTCCTTGTAGGTGGACTGCGGGGTGAACCACGGACGGATCTCGCACACGCACAGACGTGGGCATTCTTTGCCGAGCAGGGGTGGCGCAGAGGAAAGAAGCAATCCCGCGCACAGCCAGAGAAGAGGAAGCCAGGGCTGCAAGCTGAGCACCATGTTTGCAGGCTGTCTCCTCTCACAAAAGTTTAAAAGGGAGGCGGCGTTCCGGAGGAGGCTATGGGGGGAAGCTCCAAGACCATCAGTGTGGTGAGCCGCTAGGTAGCTATTGTGAGCAGACAGACCCGAGAGATCATCCGGCCACTTCCTCACCTTGAATTCAAACCTAAAAGAGACAGAACATGAATTAAATGAAACGTCCCACGTTGTAAAAACCATTgcactcttttttttggggggggggggggggggggggggggggggttgactaAAGTCTAAAAGTAAACTTAAGTAAAACCTGGGAGAATAGACCATCGGGTTCCATCAACTAAACTGACATATTTAACAAGGCGGAATAAATCTGTCAAATTTGGCTTGTTGCTCTGCCACAATTTAGACAGCCAGTCCTAGTTTTTAATGAGCTTCTACGCAGCCAGACACAGTCACAAGGAACAGAAGCTGCCTCCTATTTATGCTATTAATGAGGTAATTGTCTTTGTTTCACCGTTCCACAGGAGAAAATGAGAGTTCTTTGTAACGTTACATCAGTATCACAGTGTTCCAACAGAGGAGCCCCCGTTTCCGTCTGAAGAGGTCCAGTTTTGGTTCCTGCATCGCCGCATCAACAACAAATGCCAACTAATTTCCCTCAGCAAGATGGATAATCTCCACGCCAACTCGAAAGTGGCGGTCCTCTTGAACGCGAGCGTGGGGTGGGCACAGCCGGCAGCCCGGGCTGCGAGCCCGTTGCACAACAGATTTCATAAAGTGGGAGTGCGCACACCTCACTCTTAATCATGAGCTATTTTAATAAGGCCCCATAGGACGTTGGCGTGTGAATCTAGGAGCCAAAGGAGCTCCACGTCTGCGCTGGATAAACacttttgtcttcttactttgGTCAAACTATGACAAGCAAGTCGACTCGCCCCAAATTTGCTCAATTTCTACATTAGCCATCTACTTTAACGCTCAAAGATGGCTCCCTTCTAGGACATTCATACCTGCACTTATCGGCTGTTGCAAACAATTACTGTCAGAAAATGACCCGGTCCAGCCATGGGGCACGTGATACGTGATGATCGTGTGGTTCCTCGTCCTACCTTCATTAATCCCGtcatttgcttttcaaatgaAGACATTTGAAAAGCAAAGGTTGACTTTGTCGCAGTCTGTCCTCTACAGCTCAGGCATCATTTCAGAGGAACAGGTGGAGTAAATAGCTGTTTTCATGCGCAGGCCATAAAACTCGGACACCTGGCAAGCAGGTTTCTGGCAGGATCACGGCGCCGCAGAGGGGGCCTGCATCCGTTCTCACCGATCTCGTGCTGCGAGTTCGTGTTGACCTTTTTGACTTGAGGAGACTCTGCTGAGCACATATGCCCCATTTTTCTCACCATAATCTCTGCAGATTTGCGGATTTTGAGCCATTTGTTCCAGATTGGAATATCGCCTTTCAGGATAATCAAAGGACTCTTGTGCAAGAGTTTCTAAAGCTCTAAAACAAGTCATTTTTCCAGTAAAGTTCAAGGTTGATGCCAGGTGACAGCTAGAGCAGGATGAATGAAGGCCTTTAACACAAGACCAACAGGGCTGCACATGGGGATTCTTGATAAACAGCAGAGCTGCAAGCATGTCACACAGGCCCAAATACCCCAGAGGCAAAAAGGGGGCTGATCTGCCTATTTctgttgatgacatcattgggAGCTTACCCTTAGCGGGATGTTACAGAGATTAGGCCTGAGATTACTTCTCTCACTGTTAAAGCAGGAGTATTGTGAGAATCTATTGCTAATTGCTAACTACAAAATATGCATCctgaacccccccttccccctcacacacacacgcacttttATTCAGCTCGCACACTGCGACTTCTGCATGCGCAGATCACTGAAAGAAGGCAGAAAATCCCTCAACAGCTTGGCATTATTGAGCCTGTCTGAACTGAAGCCTCCAGCAGGAGGGATCTAGGCTCTCTCAGCACACCAGATCCTGATGAGGTTTTCGCTCTGAGTGAAGCGCCCggggaagaaaacaaataaacatgtGACATGGACGAGATTCCTTCTGAGTTTCCTCAAGTGAGGATCACTGGCCCGGAGGTTCAACCAGAGAGTTGAATGTGATTGTGTAGCATAATGAGCTTGGTCTGCTTCATGCTACAGACTGCTAAATGTATTTAGGAGACCTGGCCTCTGCACAAatctggggaaaaaagggagataATCacgacagaaacacacagaggcagCGTTTCTCTATAGATCTGCCCGAGTTC is drawn from Takifugu rubripes chromosome 19, fTakRub1.2, whole genome shotgun sequence and contains these coding sequences:
- the LOC101075182 gene encoding leucine-rich repeat neuronal protein 1-like gives rise to the protein MVLSLQPWLPLLWLCAGLLLSSAPPLLGKECPRLCVCEIRPWFTPQSTYKEATTVDCNDLRLKHIPSNLSTDTQVLLLQSNAISHTRGELDALFNLTELDLSQNNFSNVEAVRLTDMNHLTTLHLEENHITQLRENCLGNLSNLQELYINHNEISSISPRAFGGLRNLLRLHLNSNKLQVIDNRWFEETPNLEILMIGENPVIGLLDMNFKPLGRLRSLVLAGMDLTDVPANAFVGLDNLESISFYDNKLQRIPQLALEKVPNLKFLDLNKNPVHKIQEGDFRNMFHLKELGINNMMELVSIDRFALDNLPELTKLEATNNPKLSYVHKLAFRDMPALESLMLNNNALTALYQHTVEVLPNLREISLHSNPLRCDCVIQWMSSNRTTVRFMEPTAMLCTSPSELRGKMVREMRKLEPLEQCLPLISHDTFPSHLDLELGASVSLDCRAMAEPEPDIYWVTPLGAKITADTVSERYHLSSEGTLRLFHVQVEDSGHYTCVAQNTEGADTRVASVRVNGTLLDNAQVMKIYVKQTESHSILVSWKVNSNVMSSNLKWASATMKIDNPHITYTARVPVDVHEYNLTHLQPSTEYEVCLTVANVHLQTHKSCVNVTTRGATFSLDLSAQHPSVAVLAVMATMLAFLSLATVGVYVARRWKRKNYHHSLKKYMLKTSSIPLNELYPPLINLWEADGEKDKDGGAEGKPSPVDTTRSYYMW